One part of the Saprospiraceae bacterium genome encodes these proteins:
- a CDS encoding M4 family metallopeptidase: MRHTILIYLLLFCQLTGLQSQALKKTHSFLIKKGVSIEQKQIKKPESFTPKLDSRGLFSSISPQYKSMPGQALNAYKNNLTVISTNEFGYPSRIKCAVPELMDSRTAGTYWEFHLPTVLGLLPITGIGFTLKSDEKDPQGITHLKYDQTFDGTLVLNGEYFIHLYTDQSAMAHGMIYQPTEVILPKLNIDQAYSSAKAYLKQLGIQCIEPSLQQKSWIKTGLQGYKMGYWYNRDEEIWHLTFQLDVFPNAMKRWGVLVDAVSGKVLKAIQNQCLFHMNLECDHSKNNETFSPQGSETTNAKDLFDITRTLNVWRESGNVYLLDGARPMFKLAQFKLDDPVGAIWTLNGLNSNPNNIQVDQIKTTNNTWSKTAVSAHYNAGIAFDYYANTHLRNSINGLGGTIISVINIIDENGGGLDNAFWNGEAMFYGNGAQAFNPLARGLDVAGHEMSHGVIQSTANLAYEGESGAINESFADVFGAMIDRNDWKIGEDVVKLASFPSGALRDMSDPHNGAQTGDFGRWQPRHVNEKYTGSQDNGGVHINSGIPNYAYYLFVQEMAKTSNEEQAKKTGEAVYYKALNQYLTRSSQFKDLRNAVEQACIDLHGNNSGVHNAAKKAFDQVGIGSSGTPGGGGGNYQKDLKVNPGKEFVVCTDDNFDGLYLINISTGGISQLSTNSVKSKPSVTDDGAEIYYVGFDSKLYGLFFNVSKGLYEEFVLDNDPIYRNASISKDGTLLAVLYEQEENKIHVYQFSTQVWKSFELNNPATSGGLSTGNVRYADFMDFEPSGQNLMYDCLSELDGGASGTYEYWDIGFLRVWDLAGKKFGDGHIEKLFSDIPENTSIGNPVFSKNSPYIMAFDYLEEAIFGTEFSILGANIETGEVGEIASNRDDTGYPSFSVKDDVLLFNGVDNTNTVSLKFKALTKDKIHSSGSEQLFVSGAQWGSWFANGKRSLVKTDALLGIKALRVSPNPFIDQIHFSLESEQTQELQYNLYDIMGNAILGGTIKLVSGLNQVDIKARGLVDGIYTMQLISKTGHASVYLNKMGD, from the coding sequence ATGAGACATACGATTCTAATTTACCTATTGTTATTTTGCCAGCTTACAGGATTGCAAAGTCAGGCATTGAAAAAAACACATTCGTTTTTAATTAAAAAAGGGGTAAGTATTGAACAAAAGCAAATAAAAAAACCGGAGAGCTTTACACCAAAACTGGATTCTAGAGGATTGTTTTCTTCCATAAGTCCACAGTATAAATCCATGCCAGGACAGGCTTTGAATGCATATAAAAACAATCTTACGGTAATATCCACCAATGAATTTGGATATCCGAGTAGAATAAAATGTGCAGTTCCAGAGCTTATGGATTCCAGAACCGCTGGTACTTATTGGGAATTCCATCTGCCAACAGTACTTGGTTTACTGCCAATAACCGGAATAGGTTTTACCTTAAAATCTGATGAAAAAGACCCACAAGGAATTACACACTTAAAATACGATCAAACATTTGATGGAACCCTGGTTTTAAATGGTGAATATTTTATTCATTTATATACTGATCAAAGTGCGATGGCACATGGTATGATTTATCAACCTACAGAAGTGATCCTTCCAAAATTAAATATTGACCAGGCATATTCTTCTGCAAAAGCTTATTTGAAACAACTTGGGATTCAATGTATAGAACCTTCATTACAACAAAAATCCTGGATTAAAACGGGACTTCAGGGTTATAAAATGGGGTATTGGTACAACAGAGATGAAGAGATCTGGCATCTAACATTTCAGCTGGATGTATTTCCAAATGCAATGAAACGTTGGGGAGTGCTTGTGGATGCAGTATCCGGAAAGGTTTTGAAGGCCATTCAAAACCAATGTTTATTTCATATGAATTTGGAATGTGATCATTCAAAGAACAATGAAACATTTAGTCCACAAGGATCAGAAACTACAAATGCCAAAGATTTATTTGATATTACCCGAACCTTGAATGTTTGGCGAGAATCTGGCAACGTTTATTTATTGGATGGAGCAAGACCTATGTTTAAATTGGCGCAATTTAAATTAGACGACCCAGTAGGAGCCATCTGGACTTTAAATGGCTTGAACTCAAACCCAAATAATATTCAGGTTGATCAGATCAAAACCACCAATAATACCTGGTCAAAAACAGCCGTTTCAGCGCATTATAATGCAGGTATTGCATTTGATTATTATGCAAATACCCATTTGCGGAATTCTATTAATGGTCTAGGTGGTACCATTATTTCGGTAATTAATATAATAGATGAAAATGGTGGAGGTTTAGATAATGCATTTTGGAATGGGGAAGCCATGTTTTATGGGAATGGAGCGCAAGCTTTTAATCCTTTAGCAAGAGGTTTAGATGTAGCAGGACATGAAATGTCACATGGTGTAATTCAAAGTACCGCAAATCTGGCATACGAAGGAGAATCTGGCGCAATCAATGAGTCATTTGCGGATGTTTTTGGTGCAATGATTGACCGAAATGATTGGAAAATTGGAGAAGATGTAGTAAAATTAGCTTCATTTCCTTCCGGTGCATTGAGAGATATGAGTGACCCTCATAATGGAGCACAAACGGGTGATTTTGGCAGATGGCAACCAAGACATGTAAATGAAAAATATACCGGCAGTCAAGATAACGGTGGTGTTCATATTAATAGCGGTATCCCAAATTATGCCTATTATCTTTTTGTTCAGGAAATGGCTAAAACCTCCAATGAAGAGCAAGCTAAAAAAACGGGTGAAGCGGTTTATTATAAAGCTTTAAATCAATATCTAACAAGATCTTCTCAATTTAAAGATTTGAGAAATGCAGTTGAACAAGCGTGTATAGATTTACATGGGAATAATTCTGGAGTCCATAATGCTGCAAAAAAAGCTTTTGATCAAGTTGGTATTGGATCGAGTGGAACACCGGGCGGCGGCGGTGGTAATTATCAAAAAGATTTGAAGGTAAATCCGGGTAAGGAATTTGTAGTTTGTACGGATGATAATTTTGATGGTTTATACCTGATTAATATTTCTACTGGTGGTATCTCACAATTAAGTACCAATTCAGTGAAGAGTAAACCAAGTGTTACAGATGATGGCGCAGAAATATATTATGTTGGATTTGATTCTAAACTTTACGGTTTATTTTTTAACGTATCGAAAGGATTATATGAGGAGTTTGTATTAGATAATGATCCAATTTATCGGAATGCATCTATATCTAAAGATGGCACTTTATTGGCAGTACTCTATGAACAAGAAGAAAATAAAATTCATGTTTACCAATTCTCTACGCAGGTATGGAAATCTTTTGAACTAAATAATCCTGCAACATCCGGAGGTCTGTCTACAGGGAATGTGCGTTACGCCGACTTTATGGATTTTGAACCTTCTGGACAAAATTTAATGTATGATTGTTTAAGTGAATTGGATGGCGGTGCTAGTGGAACCTATGAGTATTGGGATATTGGTTTTTTAAGAGTTTGGGATCTTGCCGGTAAAAAATTTGGAGATGGACATATAGAAAAATTATTTTCTGATATTCCTGAAAATACAAGTATTGGAAATCCTGTGTTTTCAAAAAACTCACCTTATATTATGGCATTCGATTATCTTGAGGAAGCGATATTCGGTACCGAGTTTTCAATTCTAGGAGCAAATATTGAAACGGGTGAAGTTGGAGAAATTGCATCCAATAGAGACGATACTGGTTATCCTTCTTTTTCTGTTAAGGATGATGTATTATTGTTTAATGGTGTGGATAATACCAATACTGTTTCCTTAAAATTTAAAGCGTTAACCAAGGATAAGATTCATTCAAGTGGATCTGAACAATTATTTGTAAGTGGCGCACAATGGGGTAGTTGGTTTGCGAATGGCAAAAGAAGTTTAGTAAAAACAGATGCATTGCTTGGTATTAAAGCCTTGCGCGTGAGTCCAAATCCTTTTATTGATCAAATTCATTTTAGCCTTGAAAGCGAACAAACGCAAGAGCTTCAGTATAATTTATATGATATCATGGGAAATGCAATACTTGGTGGAACTATAAAGTTAGTTAGTGGTTTGAATCAGGTTGACATTAAAGCCAGGGGTCTTGTAGATGGAATTTATACAATGCAGTTAATTTCAAAAACGGGCCATGCTTCTGTTTATTTAAATAAAATGGGTGATTAA
- a CDS encoding glycosyltransferase family 9 protein: MNAEIHLLTKDSYKTVLLSNPYITKIWSFKNTVSDVFEELDKEDFDLIVDLHKNIRSYRISRLLKKKVIRFDKLNFQKWLVTVFKINVLPKKHLVDRYFDSLENLGIQNDGMGLDYFMNPVDKEYLNRLNLPNQYSVAVLGANHVTKQIPILKWREIINSINGPFVLVGGKDETEIAVQLQAEFPLKVISCVGTMSIAQSAAVINASSQVITPDTGMMHIAAALKKPMHVIWGNTIPDFGMYPYFGNQKAIVKNHEVFGLSCRPCSKLGYSSCPKKHFNCMMQHSLNPHTLEF, translated from the coding sequence ATGAATGCAGAAATTCATCTTTTGACAAAAGATAGCTATAAGACAGTTCTTTTATCGAATCCTTATATAACAAAAATTTGGTCTTTTAAGAATACTGTTTCAGATGTATTTGAAGAATTGGATAAAGAAGATTTTGATTTAATTGTAGACCTTCATAAAAATATTAGAAGCTATCGTATTTCCAGGCTTTTGAAAAAGAAAGTCATCCGTTTTGATAAACTTAATTTTCAAAAATGGTTGGTAACAGTTTTTAAAATTAATGTGTTGCCTAAAAAGCATTTAGTCGATCGTTATTTTGATAGTCTTGAAAATCTTGGAATTCAAAACGATGGCATGGGATTAGATTATTTTATGAATCCAGTCGATAAAGAATATTTGAATCGTTTAAATTTACCAAATCAATATTCAGTAGCTGTCTTAGGAGCGAATCATGTAACTAAACAAATTCCGATTCTTAAATGGAGAGAAATAATCAATTCAATAAATGGTCCTTTTGTTTTAGTTGGAGGTAAAGATGAAACTGAAATTGCAGTACAACTTCAAGCTGAATTTCCTTTAAAAGTTATTTCTTGTGTTGGAACTATGAGCATTGCTCAATCTGCTGCCGTCATAAATGCTTCCTCACAAGTCATTACACCAGATACCGGAATGATGCATATTGCAGCAGCTTTAAAAAAGCCTATGCATGTAATTTGGGGGAATACCATTCCTGATTTTGGCATGTATCCATACTTTGGAAATCAAAAAGCTATTGTAAAAAATCATGAAGTATTCGGATTGTCTTGCAGGCCGTGTTCTAAATTAGGATATTCTAGTTGTCCAAAAAAACATTTTAATTGTATGATGCAGCATTCATTGAATCCACACACACTTGAATTTTAA
- a CDS encoding M48 family metallopeptidase, whose protein sequence is MDVILYANYFFGIKPKGIPSKVKLLKEHFEIQYEFENKNEIRSWEVVDILPDFVSQEQNLILKYGIQHPFEFLEFEDLKAYQLLSEMYPDKKWRKDESKLFKNPLSIAAGFTFFFIVLCIVGYFWIMPKLADGLTKVVPLNWEIELGSKLSESSIPKALENTTKSMMLDSFFKLMQVESKYPIQFHYIEDTIVNAFAMPGGNIVIYSGLFNKLNSYESLAGLIGHEFTHVEFKHSLKTIFRSMSSYIILAAIFGDLTGLAGIVLENANSIQNLSYSRAFEKEADANAIDLLLDRKISLVGMLDLFKVFMDEGKQGLAVPKFLSTHPITEDRIKFVESKMGTRESGDVEHKELKELYNRLKNKQ, encoded by the coding sequence ATGGATGTAATATTATATGCGAATTATTTTTTTGGAATTAAGCCTAAAGGGATCCCTTCAAAAGTAAAATTGCTCAAAGAACATTTTGAAATTCAATATGAATTTGAAAATAAGAATGAAATTCGAAGCTGGGAAGTTGTTGATATATTACCTGATTTTGTGTCGCAGGAACAAAACTTAATTTTAAAATATGGTATACAACATCCCTTTGAATTTTTGGAATTTGAAGATTTAAAGGCTTATCAACTTTTATCCGAAATGTATCCGGATAAGAAATGGCGAAAGGATGAATCGAAGTTATTTAAAAATCCACTTAGCATTGCAGCTGGGTTTACATTCTTTTTTATTGTGCTTTGTATTGTAGGCTATTTTTGGATTATGCCAAAACTGGCTGACGGTTTAACTAAGGTCGTACCCTTGAATTGGGAAATTGAATTGGGTTCAAAATTAAGCGAATCAAGTATTCCAAAGGCTTTAGAAAATACCACAAAGTCTATGATGTTGGATTCTTTTTTCAAACTTATGCAAGTGGAAAGTAAGTATCCCATTCAATTTCATTATATTGAAGATACTATTGTGAATGCATTTGCTATGCCGGGTGGGAATATTGTTATTTATAGTGGTTTATTTAATAAATTGAATTCATATGAATCATTGGCCGGTTTGATTGGACATGAATTTACCCATGTTGAGTTTAAGCATTCCTTGAAAACTATTTTCAGATCTATGTCTTCTTACATAATACTGGCAGCAATTTTTGGAGATCTTACCGGACTTGCAGGAATTGTTCTTGAAAATGCGAACTCAATACAAAATCTCAGCTACTCTCGGGCTTTTGAAAAAGAGGCAGATGCCAATGCAATTGATTTATTGTTGGATCGTAAAATATCTTTAGTTGGTATGTTAGATTTATTTAAAGTATTTATGGATGAAGGAAAACAAGGATTAGCTGTCCCTAAATTTTTAAGTACCCATCCAATTACGGAAGATAGAATCAAGTTTGTAGAATCAAAAATGGGGACTAGAGAATCCGGGGATGTTGAACATAAGGAACTCAAGGAACTTTATAATCGATTGAAAAACAAACAGTAA
- a CDS encoding O-antigen ligase family protein: protein MNWSKGQILLIVFITMGIVFVSFYFELYVLLFIPLVFLLGSIIFFKPDLLFFCLAFLTPLSINPADAELGKLSLSLPTEPIAAVLVLLFFLLFFTTEKVDKKFLLHPISWLLYIYFAWLLVTSFTSVDKVVSIKFVIAKLWFIIPCYFLAAIYFKEPKNIYTYLYLFVFGLSLVAMFNIVHLATYGFEDKPSQWTMQPFFKDHTILGAILALVIPLSFGLIRLDRGNKFRQISLFGFTLILLTCLVVTFSRAAWVSIIPALLLFLILFFKLRFKYVLMLVGFGLFYLFSNLDVILMDLEHNKVAGSDDVIENAESISNISTDPSNLERINRWACAIEMWKDKPYFGWGPGTYMFEYAPFQLRGNYTAISTNFGDVGNAHSEYLGPLAETGVLGLLIFAALFVMVFVFGFRAYFRSTIKAEKILLSTVMCALITYFVHGFLNNFLDTDKASNIFWPLIAIIVVMDLKLTKTK from the coding sequence ATGAATTGGAGCAAAGGACAGATCCTGCTCATTGTATTTATTACAATGGGAATTGTATTTGTTTCTTTTTATTTTGAACTTTATGTTCTGTTATTTATACCATTGGTCTTTTTATTAGGCTCAATAATTTTTTTTAAACCTGATTTATTATTTTTTTGCCTTGCATTTTTAACGCCCCTATCCATAAATCCAGCGGATGCTGAATTGGGTAAATTGAGTTTATCTTTACCAACAGAACCCATTGCTGCTGTCTTAGTATTGTTGTTTTTCTTGTTGTTTTTTACGACTGAAAAGGTGGATAAGAAATTTCTTTTGCATCCAATTAGCTGGCTACTTTATATTTATTTCGCATGGTTGTTGGTTACAAGTTTTACCAGTGTTGATAAAGTTGTTTCTATCAAATTTGTAATTGCAAAATTGTGGTTTATAATTCCATGTTATTTTTTAGCTGCAATTTATTTTAAGGAACCAAAAAATATTTATACTTATTTGTATCTGTTTGTGTTCGGTTTAAGCCTGGTTGCGATGTTCAATATTGTCCATTTAGCTACCTATGGTTTTGAAGATAAGCCGTCTCAATGGACGATGCAACCCTTTTTTAAAGATCATACTATTTTAGGTGCAATACTTGCTTTGGTAATACCTCTTAGCTTTGGATTAATTAGACTGGATAGAGGAAATAAATTTCGTCAGATAAGTTTGTTTGGATTTACACTCATTTTATTGACTTGTTTGGTTGTGACATTTTCAAGAGCTGCATGGGTAAGTATCATTCCAGCTTTATTGTTGTTTCTAATTTTGTTTTTCAAGTTGCGTTTTAAATACGTTTTAATGCTGGTTGGATTTGGTTTATTTTATTTGTTTTCAAATTTGGATGTGATCCTTATGGATTTGGAGCATAATAAAGTGGCTGGTAGTGATGATGTTATTGAAAATGCTGAATCCATTTCTAATATAAGTACAGATCCTTCAAATCTTGAGCGAATTAACAGATGGGCCTGTGCCATCGAAATGTGGAAGGATAAGCCTTATTTTGGATGGGGACCTGGTACCTATATGTTTGAATATGCTCCATTTCAGTTACGAGGGAATTATACAGCGATCAGTACAAATTTTGGTGATGTAGGAAATGCGCATAGTGAATATTTGGGTCCTTTAGCGGAAACTGGTGTTCTGGGGCTATTAATTTTTGCTGCTTTGTTTGTTATGGTTTTCGTTTTTGGGTTTCGTGCCTACTTCCGAAGTACAATAAAAGCGGAAAAAATCTTACTGAGTACAGTTATGTGCGCTTTAATTACCTATTTCGTTCATGGATTTTTAAATAATTTTCTAGATACCGATAAAGCAAGTAATATCTTTTGGCCTTTAATTGCAATAATTGTGGTAATGGACCTTAAATTGACCAAAACGAAATAA
- a CDS encoding histidinol-phosphate aminotransferase family protein gives MLSEYSRDHAFGYKSPITKRLSDDLGIDEKDIMLGFGGEDILKQAVHCYIHKNDKILIPTYSWWYYKKIVDEVEGIKIEYPIVEGEDSFYYDIEGMIRIYEEHKPKLVLISSPNNPTGNRLELDQLKGILSRMKETVVVIDEAYAFFYSKDTSYLKEIVQEFPNVMIIRTFSKYFGLAGVRIGFALMGKNHDRFSLFSARYLGYNRVSEIMAIAALDSPEYYDDIRKKMTADMEMFKTEFNKISGFKAYTSFANFILVKIPVEIKDGLKKYLTERNMIIKFMAEDGLFNHLRITIGTQDQNKSLMEMIKNYLLDIDYR, from the coding sequence ATGTTGAGTGAATATTCCCGGGATCATGCTTTTGGATATAAGAGTCCTATCACCAAAAGACTTTCTGATGATCTAGGGATTGATGAAAAAGATATTATGTTAGGTTTTGGGGGTGAGGATATACTGAAGCAGGCAGTGCATTGTTATATTCATAAGAATGATAAAATTCTGATACCAACCTATTCTTGGTGGTATTATAAGAAAATCGTAGATGAAGTTGAAGGTATCAAAATTGAATATCCAATTGTGGAAGGGGAGGATTCCTTTTATTATGATATAGAAGGTATGATCCGTATATATGAAGAGCATAAACCAAAGCTTGTGCTGATCAGTTCGCCGAATAATCCAACTGGAAATCGGCTTGAACTTGATCAATTGAAAGGCATTTTATCAAGAATGAAAGAAACGGTTGTTGTAATTGATGAAGCCTATGCATTTTTCTATAGTAAGGATACAAGTTATTTGAAAGAGATTGTGCAAGAGTTTCCCAATGTAATGATTATTCGGACGTTTTCAAAATATTTCGGACTCGCAGGGGTTAGAATTGGATTTGCATTAATGGGTAAAAATCATGATCGATTTTCTTTATTTAGCGCCCGTTATTTAGGATATAATCGCGTTTCAGAAATTATGGCTATTGCAGCTTTGGATTCTCCTGAATATTACGATGATATTCGAAAGAAAATGACGGCAGATATGGAAATGTTTAAAACAGAGTTTAATAAAATTTCAGGTTTTAAAGCATATACTTCTTTTGCAAATTTTATTCTTGTAAAGATCCCTGTTGAAATAAAGGATGGCTTAAAAAAATATTTGACGGAACGAAATATGATTATTAAGTTTATGGCTGAAGATGGATTATTTAATCATTTGCGAATCACCATTGGTACCCAGGATCAGAATAAGTCGCTTATGGAAATGATTAAGAACTACCTACTAGATATTGACTACCGGTGA
- a CDS encoding CDP-alcohol phosphatidyltransferase family protein, whose protein sequence is MSWLTDYKSSIKMVAVEEYFDLYFYRPFAFVLVKLIYPTNITPNQLTLAAIGLGIIAGFQYAQGIPNGFIYGAVFFVLYNIVDCSDGQLARLKKNGTYVGRIIDGIADYIATSAVYIGIGIGFANHQTNPSYWWSIIVLAGLSTIIQSVLVDYYRNRFLDFVLQRKSTFEDELDAYKDEYQKIKYQKNKWLDRLIIDVYIKYSNFQSKLISKKQSEKLFSADPQDYYQKNKVPIRFWVSIGPTSQITLLVICSFFNRLDLFFWILIFGFNSVAAMMWFVQRNIDKTFR, encoded by the coding sequence GTGAGCTGGTTAACAGACTATAAGAGTTCAATTAAAATGGTAGCGGTCGAAGAGTATTTTGACTTGTATTTCTATAGACCCTTCGCATTTGTCCTGGTTAAATTAATTTACCCTACCAACATAACACCAAATCAACTAACGCTGGCAGCTATTGGTTTAGGCATAATTGCAGGGTTTCAGTATGCTCAGGGAATTCCAAATGGATTTATTTACGGAGCTGTTTTTTTTGTCCTGTATAACATTGTCGATTGCAGTGATGGGCAATTGGCCAGATTAAAAAAGAATGGAACCTACGTCGGTAGAATTATTGATGGTATTGCAGATTATATAGCTACTTCGGCAGTGTATATTGGGATTGGAATAGGCTTTGCAAATCATCAAACGAATCCTTCTTATTGGTGGTCAATCATTGTATTAGCGGGATTAAGTACCATCATCCAATCTGTGTTGGTTGATTATTATAGAAACCGATTTTTAGATTTTGTGCTTCAGCGTAAAAGTACCTTTGAAGATGAATTAGATGCATATAAGGATGAATATCAAAAAATTAAATACCAAAAAAATAAATGGCTAGATCGTCTAATCATAGATGTATATATAAAATATTCCAACTTTCAAAGCAAGCTTATATCAAAAAAGCAGTCAGAAAAATTATTTTCAGCAGACCCTCAAGATTACTATCAAAAGAATAAAGTCCCCATACGCTTTTGGGTTTCAATAGGACCAACTTCACAAATTACCTTATTAGTAATTTGCTCTTTTTTTAACCGTTTGGATTTGTTTTTTTGGATATTGATATTTGGATTTAACAGTGTGGCCGCAATGATGTGGTTTGTGCAGCGGAATATTGACAAAACCTTTAGATAA
- a CDS encoding phosphocholine cytidylyltransferase family protein, which produces MKALILAAGTSTRLRPLTDETPKCLLNVGDKSILALAIDNLIANNITELVVVTGYLEQQIKDFITSEYKELNVNFIYNEVYASTNNIYSLWLAKKAFEGEDMLLLDSDIIFHKDIISKLIASSYKNCLALKKHELQDEEIKVKVDAKGRILEIGKTVNIQEAIGESIGIEKFDKSLVKKLFAILDPKIEIEKQVNIFYEAAFQDLMDAGEDVYIVDVSEHICMEIDTASDLEVARKMISGLT; this is translated from the coding sequence ATGAAAGCTTTAATTTTAGCAGCAGGGACATCAACCCGTTTAAGACCTTTAACAGATGAAACCCCTAAATGTCTGCTAAACGTTGGTGATAAAAGTATACTGGCCTTGGCCATTGATAATCTTATTGCTAATAACATTACAGAGCTTGTTGTTGTAACCGGTTATTTGGAACAACAAATAAAAGATTTTATTACTTCTGAGTATAAAGAACTTAATGTAAACTTTATTTATAATGAGGTATATGCATCAACTAATAATATTTATTCATTATGGTTAGCAAAAAAGGCATTTGAAGGAGAAGATATGCTTTTATTGGATAGCGATATTATTTTTCATAAGGATATTATTTCAAAACTTATTGCATCAAGTTATAAAAATTGTCTGGCATTAAAAAAACATGAACTGCAGGATGAAGAAATAAAGGTAAAAGTGGATGCAAAGGGACGTATTCTTGAAATTGGAAAAACGGTTAATATCCAAGAAGCGATTGGAGAATCTATTGGAATTGAAAAATTTGATAAATCTCTGGTGAAAAAATTATTTGCGATTCTTGATCCTAAAATTGAAATTGAGAAACAGGTTAATATATTTTATGAAGCTGCTTTTCAGGATTTAATGGATGCTGGCGAAGATGTTTATATTGTTGATGTTAGTGAACACATTTGTATGGAAATTGATACTGCATCAGATTTGGAGGTAGCCCGAAAAATGATTTCCGGTTTAACATAA
- a CDS encoding LysE family transporter, translating into MNLDLSGNLIIISVIGLLVGIIFSIPVAGPTSIVIASNALKGRIRYCILLCIGASFADLVYVFISVYGLTMFYDLYKPYIPYVLMVGSVFVIYMGYKIAKSPLDLEHIDESKKLGFSKIKEKQSGFITGILLGFINPTLIVGWMSTSFVIFSMLASYGFNTGGLDQNPSMNQKELHQNQSQMLKDSSIFHLNKEQGEEGSSRSPLINYSNYYPSSYPILLSLFYALSVAIGSIIWFYYMTLFLAKFRHRFNIKIIQATIRGLGIALALLGLFLGYKGVVLLSV; encoded by the coding sequence ATGAATTTAGACCTATCCGGAAATTTAATTATTATCTCAGTCATTGGCTTACTAGTAGGGATTATTTTTTCAATACCGGTAGCGGGTCCTACAAGTATTGTAATTGCCTCAAATGCATTGAAGGGCAGGATTCGATATTGTATTTTACTTTGTATCGGTGCTTCCTTTGCTGATTTAGTATATGTTTTTATTTCAGTTTATGGGTTGACAATGTTTTATGATTTGTACAAACCTTACATACCATATGTCCTTATGGTCGGTTCCGTGTTTGTAATTTATATGGGGTATAAAATTGCAAAGTCTCCTTTGGATTTGGAGCATATTGATGAATCTAAAAAACTAGGTTTTTCGAAAATCAAAGAGAAGCAAAGTGGTTTTATTACAGGTATCTTATTAGGCTTTATTAATCCGACTTTGATTGTAGGTTGGATGAGTACTTCCTTTGTGATATTTTCAATGTTGGCTTCTTATGGATTTAATACAGGGGGCTTAGACCAGAATCCAAGTATGAATCAGAAAGAGCTACATCAGAATCAATCACAGATGCTGAAGGATAGTAGCATTTTTCATTTGAACAAGGAGCAGGGTGAAGAAGGATCTAGTCGCTCACCTTTAATTAATTATTCAAATTATTATCCAAGCTCATACCCGATCTTATTAAGTTTATTTTATGCTCTATCAGTAGCTATTGGAAGTATCATTTGGTTTTATTACATGACCTTATTTTTAGCGAAATTCAGGCATCGGTTTAATATAAAAATTATTCAAGCTACCATTCGGGGACTAGGAATAGCACTAGCCTTGTTAGGTCTTTTTTTAGGATATAAAGGGGTTGTATTATTATCCGTATGA